In the genome of Arachis stenosperma cultivar V10309 chromosome 6, arast.V10309.gnm1.PFL2, whole genome shotgun sequence, the window ATGCAAACTAATTAGGTTAAAATACTTATAAATCAAGCTAAGATTATCCCAAAGCTTAGAATATCTTTTACTTGAAACCAAAAAGATGACCTATAATGTACAAAGCTCCCACGTGGTTTGGGTGCATAAATTAAACCGTTAAATGCAGGATAAGGAGGATTACCTGTATCAATTGCTGGGCAGTTTGGACTTGAGAAGCGGTTCCACTAATTTCAACTGTCATCTCTCCCGGAACACCTCTTGTTTCTTGTATAGTAACCGTAGCTCCACTAGCCCGTCTAATGTAACTTATATTTGCTCCAGCTGTTCCAATAACAGCATCGGCATAAGATAGGGGAATTTGCATTTGCTGTGTGATCTGACAAAATAGCAAGTGCAAAATGAGGTCAACAAAAAGATGTATTCACTTTTGGAGAGTGCAAGAGACCAAATTTGCAATTAGTAGGTACCTGAGTCACTATGGAAGGTGCAGATTGGGTATTTGAAGACGCATGAACACCTATTGAAGAATCTCTTCCATAGGCAGATATACCGTGATGGGGCTGTTTCTCCACTGGAGGTGGGATTTCAGCTGGGGGATAGTAACTATCAAGTGGTCGCGGAGGTGGCATGTATTGAGGAGTAGGTACAAAACCAGGACCTCCACCGGCATTTGGAGGAAGACCCTGAGGTGGACCCCATGATTGGTGAGGTGGCATGTGCTCCACTCGATGAGGATTTGCCATTTGCATCTGGAGAAATAACAGTTTATGTAAATGCCTCAGTTTGTCAAAACGATAAATTATTCGGATAAAATCACACACTTACATTCATTTCAAAAATTGGAATTACAGAGCGATCAACTAAAAACTTCTTTAGATGGGATGCAATAAGTTCAATTGCCTTGTGAACCCCAGTGGGATCCCCTAGTACTTCAACCACCCTATCATCTTGAAGAGCAAAAACAGGAAGATCTTCTGCAGAATAGTAAGACAAGTAGACAACCATATGCTTAGCAACTAGAAAATGTCACAGCCTAACCAAGGACTAAAGGAAAAAACACAGCAAAATATGTGAGAAACCACCATAAAAGTTCATGGATAGAAAGAATtcttttgttttgaatttttcttttttttttgggtggGCGGTGGGGGCAGAAGAAACATAATTACGCAAcaacacataataataataataattaacaaaaattttaagaaatatAACGAGAACCTGCTCCAAGAACCCTAACTATACAATTTGATGCTTCTTGGATAGATTTTACAGTTCCTCCTTGCTTCCCAATTAAACTTCCTGCTTGTGATGCTGGCACCAATAGTTTTGTAGAAACCTTCCCGGCCACACCTGAAGAAGCATGGGAGAAATCATTCTCTAAACCATCAAGAAGCCTCTTATGAACTCTCAATAACCCATCCACAGCAGGAGGAAGAGATGAATCAGGCTCGTCTTTTCCTGATACCATTACCTGATCAACGTGAACAAAAATCATCATCCTAAACATTCTGTCCAATGCttgcaaaaaaaagaaaaaatatatatatctttaACCAACAATAAAACACACCAACCCCAAGCATGTTGCATGCCAGCTAAAATCTCAACACAAAAGCATACAAGAAACGATTTTCAATGATAAAATTTCAATAGTTTAGAGGATTTAGAACAATGGCTGATCCACCTTCTAGTATATTTTCTTTCCCAACTAATCCT includes:
- the LOC130935941 gene encoding flowering locus K homology domain → MADAEVDQNIEEHEEEEEEEEEEQDQDQDQVIENVEHEENEGQEVAEEEPVAEAAAAAAPPPEVAAPAGGTGGDGGGGEKKWPGWPGESVFRMLVPAQKVGGIIGRKGEFIKKIVEETRARIKILDGPPGTSERAVMVSGKDEPDSSLPPAVDGLLRVHKRLLDGLENDFSHASSGVAGKVSTKLLVPASQAGSLIGKQGGTVKSIQEASNCIVRVLGAEDLPVFALQDDRVVEVLGDPTGVHKAIELIASHLKKFLVDRSVIPIFEMNMQMANPHRVEHMPPHQSWGPPQGLPPNAGGGPGFVPTPQYMPPPRPLDSYYPPAEIPPPVEKQPHHGISAYGRDSSIGVHASSNTQSAPSIVTQITQQMQIPLSYADAVIGTAGANISYIRRASGATVTIQETRGVPGEMTVEISGTASQVQTAQQLIQNFMAEAGAPTAAAAATGQQPQTGGPGADQGYNSYQAHSSVYASPPSNQGHTGGYGSVYGANYGY